CACGACGGTTTGCTACAGGATACCCCGGCACCGATGCCCTACTATCATTTATGGAGTTTTATCTCTCTGTCCTTCTCACTTTCTGCCCGTCTATGGTTTCATTGTCTCTGTGCCTAACCCCTTCGTCCGATGCTCAGAGAATTTTATAATTTTATGGACGTCCCCCCCCTACTACATAGCCTGTTTGAGACGTGTGACCGGGTCGAGAAGGTAGTGGCGTTCATAGGACTTGCCCCAAGGGAGTTTATCTCAGGCAGTTCCATCAAGGGCAAGGCCAGACTCTCCAAGATAGGTCATGCTCGATTACGGAAGGCCCTCTACATGCCTGCATTGGTATCAATTCAGTGTAACCCAATCATCCAGACCTTCTACGATCGTTTAAAGGAAAAGGGAAAGAATGGCAAAGTCATTGTGTGCGCTATCATGCGTAAGCTGATACACCTCATCTTTGGTATCCTGAAATCGGGGAAGCCATTTGACCCGAACTATAGACCACATTGCGCTTGACAGGGAGAACGGTATCTACTTATCGAGTATGGAACGCACAACAGAAAGTTGCAGAGTACGGAAGAAAATAGAGTATAATGCCTGAACTCTCAGGGAAGCAGGGCAGTTCCCCACCCATCCCGTGGAACGGATTGTTATACATCAATTATCTCGCCCATCTCTCCAAATCCCTTCCGCATCCTTAAGTAACTCAAAAAATTCCTCATGTCTAAGGACTAAATCTTTATTGTATCTATTAATTTTTGCTTTCTGTCTGCTTAGCAGGCTTTTAATATAATTTTTTTGTTCATATCTACAAAGGAAATAGAATGCTTCATAGAAGTCAATTATAACCTGATTTCCGTGTTTTGCTCTTAATTTATTAAACATCTTTTTTACCTCAGATGCTCTCATGTTAGCGTGATCGATCTTTATCAAGTTCAAGTAGCAAATAAATCTCTCAA
This sequence is a window from Syntrophorhabdaceae bacterium. Protein-coding genes within it:
- a CDS encoding transposase translates to MDVPPLLHSLFETCDRVEKVVAFIGLAPREFISGSSIKGKARLSKIGHARLRKALYMPALVSIQCNPIIQTFYDRLKEKGKNGKVIVCAIMRKLIHLIFGILKSGKPFDPNYRPHCA